The DNA window GTTACATCTGATTGCAAATGAAAAAAAATTATACAAAATTCCTCCTCCTTTTATTCCTATCAACTTCGAATTTCATACAAGCACAGCAAAAATGGTATTCCTCATTTGTTCCACGCGGCAGACATGTCAATGATATAAAGATCATCGATACGACGCGCATAGAAATTTCCGGAGGCAACGAATTCAATGACTCTCTGGCAGATATATTTTTATCCAATAACGGTGGGCTTTTCTGGGACTTCAGCTATAATGCCATCGCTCCCTGGATTAAATCCACCGCATTGAAAGACAGTATGACGGGATATGCGGCTGGTTTCAGCGGTTCCATCTTTAAAACTGTCAACGGCTGCGTTTCGTGGACAAAGATGCCGGCACCCATTAACCGCCAGTTTAATAAAATCATCTATACGTCTCCGGCTACACTTTTCATTGCGGGCGGAACGAAACCCGGTACAGATGCAGATACCCTTCAAACCATTCTGAAGAGCATTGACGGCGGAGCCACCTGGACGGTAAAACTGGATCGGAAAGGATATTGGCTGAGATCTATCAGTTTTGCAGATGCGCTGAACGGACTGGCCGTTGGAGACAGCGGCATCATCTTACGGACAACTGACGGTGGAAACTCATGGACCCAAATCACAGCTCCTGTCAGGCGAAATTTTAATGCGGTAAAATGTATCAGTTCCACCAAAGCCATTCTGTGCGGCGGCGATATCATCAATGCCACCATATTAAGAAGTTCTGACGGAGGCCTGTCATGGTCTGTTATCAAAGACACCGCAGGCGGCATCCTGAATGATGTATTCTTCCTGAATGATTCTGTCGGCTACATCGCAGGAGACCAATCTACTTTTCTTAAAACCAGAAACGCCGGTATGACATGGAAAGCTGACACGGTCAACCATTCCAATCTGTCACAAACATTCAATTCGGTGGCATTCACCAATGAAACCTTTGGAGCTATCGGAGGTCAGTTTGGCGCTATGCATATTTACACCTATATACAAGCCCCATCCGCTGCCACCTCCGGAGCCATTGTTACATCAGACACAACGGCCACGCTTAAGGCTGTAATTAATACACATGGCTATCCCGGCCTTTTTTCATTCCTGTATTCTACTGATTCCTCATTTGCGTCTTATACAGAATCCTATCCGGAACCTGTTCTCAGCAATTCCTATTTACCCGTCCAATACATCACTTTTGATTTGATTCGGGACACAACCCATTATTTTACCATCAAGTCATGGACACTGTCCGACACAGTATATGGAGACACCTTAAATTTTTTCTCCCATCCGCCGAGGTATTCTTACCAGACATTATCACCAACCAGTGTTTCCTCAACGGGCGCCACATTATCAGGTTCAATCAATAAATTTACAAGTCCCGTTACGCTTAGCTTTGAATATGGTACAACACCCTTACTGGGCAGTGAGGTCAGCGCAGTTCCGTCCAACTTGAATGATTCCCTGTTACACAGTATCACAGCTGTACTCTCAAACCTGCAGCCTAATAAAACCTACTACTACCGGTTAAAAGTAAATGCAAGGACAGAGTTGTTATTTGGAGAAACAGTAACATTTTTTACCGGTGTTGTCTATAAAACCGTTCAGACACTATACCCTACATATGTCCAAAACCAATCCGCCACACTGAATGGCGCTATTGATAAATTCTTACTTCCGGTGAATTTAAAATTTGAATACGGCACCTCTCCTGCTCTAGGTACTGTTGTTGCCGCCACGCCATATACCGTAAATGATACCTTATACCACACCTGCAGCACAGTCATCACCAATCTTTCACCGGCAACCCAATATTATTACCGATTAATTGCGGAAACAACAACCGGAACCTATTACGGGGAGATCATTTCTTTCAATTCAGATATCAATTACACCCTTTTCAAAACACTCGCTGCAACGGGAATCACCAGTTCTTCTGCAACATTAAATGGGGTGACAAATAAATTAAGCGCTCCGCTGAATCTCAGCTTTCAATACGACACTACGGCAAACTTTTTTCATCCGGTACCAATGGATGCAAACCCTAACCTGATCAACGACACGTTGCTGCATTATGTCAGTGCAACCGTTAATGGATTAGAGAATAACCGTCTTTATTATTTCAGGCTCAAAGGAACAAACAGCAATGCAGCTATTTTTGGTGATACCTACCAATTCTATACAGGATACCCGGAAATACCCAACTGGGATTTTCAGGATTGGGAAACGGATACCGTCAATATTCTCCGATACTGGAATGTCGGCCTGGACTCATTCAGCCGTGTGCAGGGACATTCCGGAAATTACGCACTCAAGCTCAGCGGCCAGACCTTTGCATTAAATGGTTTTCCGGATGATTACCTGGGTTTCTTAGGAGGCTATCCGCTAGTCGGACGCCCTGACTCGGTAGTGGCCTATCTGAATTATTATGTCGAAGCCGGAGATTCTGCCTTTATGCTGATTTTCCTGAAGAAGGACGGGCAAATAATCAGCAATAATATGATTCCGATTACGGGAAACTCCGGCGGAATATTTAAAAGATTTTCGCACAAATTGGATAACACCTCCTCATTGACTGCAGACAGTATCATCTCGGGCTTTGCCAGTACTAATTTGTTTTCCGGCTATAGCCGATTTACCAACAACTACCTGATTATTGACGATATTATACTAAATCCGGGCAACCTGACATTTGCAAACAGTAATTTTGAAGCATGGTTTCCCCAAGTCATTGAAAATCCAAGAGGATGGTTTTATATAAAATACATTGGATTGGATGATAATCCCTCCACCAAACACATGGTTTCCAAAGCATATTTTAATGCACCGCAGGACTATGCTGCAGAGATTAACACTATAACTTTTAATACCTTGAAAGCAGGAGGCAACCTGTCTACCAATACATTTATTAATGACAAAAGCGGGGGATTCCCGGTAAGAGGACGTCATGTTTCTCTAAACGGATATTATAAATACATCCCGGCAGCCGGTGATACGTTGGAGATAAACATCGACATGAAAAAGAACGGACAGAGTATCGGTGGCGGCTCATTTATCAGCTCGGATGCCACTCCGGGGTTTATACCGTTCACACTTCCCATATTCTACAATAATGACCTTTATCCGGATAGTGCCGCCATCTCATTGAACAACACCAGGAAGAACAACAGAAATGCAGCCGGTTCAGCCCTATTTGTGGATAAGCTAAGTTTTGACGGATTCTACACGGACATCCGTAACAACAACACGGCTGAACTGTTGGAATTAGATGGCATGAAAGTATTTCCCAACCCGGCCAAAGACATACTCATCATCGAGAATCTGTCAGACAATTCTAAAGACTGCTCACTGACGCTTTTAGGAACGAACGGACAAATTATACGGGAAGTAAAATTAACATCCGGACAACGAACGGCTCAGTTGGATGTAGGAGATATTTCACCTGGTTTCTATTTGCTGGTGATGAAAAAAGGCAATCAGGTATTCAATAAAAAGATTGTGATTCAGTACTAAATTTATTTTAGTATCGCATCATAGAGTACCTGTTGTATTTTTGGCCGGATGTTCTGTTTGGCCAAATTGTTGACTTCCGCACTTGGATATACCCGATTGCAGAGAAATATGAAAATCAAATTATTCACCGGGTCCGCCCAGGCGATAGTGCCTGTAAAACCGGTATGCCCGAATGATTCCGGTGACGCGGCGTCACAGGTGGGGCCATCCTGTCCGGGAGGAGTTGGTTTATCAAAGCCTATTGCACGGCGATTGTTCGGAAACTGTTTGGACGTAAAACTCTTTACCGTATACGGCTGATAATACCGGTATCCGCCATACACTCCTCTGTTCAGCAACAGCTGAAAGTATTTTGCCAGATCGTTTGCATTCGAAAATACACCTGCATGCCCGGCAACACCGCCCAGCAAAGCGGCGCCCTGGTCATGGACCGTTCCAAGCAACAGCGACTGCCTGAAATTTTTCTCGATTTCTGTCGGCATGATTTTATTGACATCATATCCATTCCATTTCGGATTGTATTGTGTATGATACATACCTAACGGTGCATACAGATATCTCTTTGTCAGGTTCTGCAACGAATCATTATATATTTTCTCAATGATTTGTTTCAATAAATAATAGCCCAGGTCACTGTATTTGTATTCCTTTCCGGATAATGCGCAATTATAAATCATGCTCCAGACGGAATCCTGAAACGATTTTTTCAGAAAGAGACTGTCTGAAATTCTGACGGAAAACAACAAATCCTGTGTCTTGGAATACCATAAACTGTCGGGATTTCCTGCTGCATCCAATGAATTCTTGTAAAACGGAATCCACGCCGGCAAACCCGCCTGGTGACACAACATTTCCTTTATGATGATATCTTTTTTATTGCAGCCTTCCGGGTAGGAATGGTAATCTCCCAGTCTTCTATTGACATCCAGCTTCCCCTGCTCCTGCATTTTCATTATCATGGGCAAGGTCGCCGTTACTTTGGTCACCGATGCGATATCAAACAAATCGGTGGTTTTGGTGGCTATGGTATTGTCGTACGTATGAAACCCGTATGCTTTCTCGTAGACAACATTGCCGTCTTTAGCGACCAGCAGCTGTGCGCCCGGAAATATTTTGTCATCAATGGCTTTGTAAATGATGGCATCCGCCTTTTGCAGCGTTTTGCCGTTCATATTCACTTCGAGCGGGCTGCCGTATTTCAGACGCATATCAGACTGCGTACATTCGCCGTCACCGTATTGAAACTTCCCGACGGTCACCGGCAAAATCCCTTCCGCTCCTCGCGCTCCGAAAATGATTTGTGCCGTTATCGACTCCGCTTCCTCTTCTTCGTTATACCCGACAATCACGGTATTGAAATCCTGAAAATATTTTAAACTGTACGGCGAACCAAATACAGTCAGTATGGTCTGGGTTTGCCTGTTGAGCTGCTTTAAGAATGCAACAGCGTTATCCGTTAATCCAAAATTCTTGGAAGCAAAACGGCTCATATCCTGTATATCCGCTATGACGAGATGGTAACCTTTCAAAGTATCCAATACGTCCTTGAATGTTGCAGCACTTTCACTTTTGGGAATATAAAAATGATCTACCTGTGTGTATTTATCGAGCGTATTGGAGAAAACCGTCTCTTTACCGCTGCCAACGCCTACATGTGCTATGCGCTTTTGCAGGTTTAATATCGGAAGTATATATCCGCTGTCCCGGGCTACTGTTATGGCGTTCTCCATCAGTCTATACTTCAGGAATTTAGACTGCTCGCTGTTGATATCCTCGTTAATACCCTCGAGCTTTATCGGTTCATATCGGTTCAGTCCCAACCAGTATTTAGCTGCCAATATTTTGCGCACCCGCCGGTTAATCAGTTCTTCCGGAATAATGGAATCCTGTAATATTGTACAATGAATTTTTTCCATGGTTTTATCGATATTATCTGGAAACAGCATCATATCATTACCTGCCAGAATGGCCATCACCTCTGCGGTACCGGAAGGGTAATATTTGGTAATGCCCTTCATGTTCATGGCATCTGTAAAAATCAACCCTTTGAATCCCATCGAATCGATTAATTTTTGCTGAACAATCTGCGGGGATAACGTTGCAGGGAAATTAGGTGCCGCATCAAGC is part of the Sphingobacteriales bacterium genome and encodes:
- a CDS encoding T9SS type A sorting domain-containing protein: MKKNYTKFLLLLFLSTSNFIQAQQKWYSSFVPRGRHVNDIKIIDTTRIEISGGNEFNDSLADIFLSNNGGLFWDFSYNAIAPWIKSTALKDSMTGYAAGFSGSIFKTVNGCVSWTKMPAPINRQFNKIIYTSPATLFIAGGTKPGTDADTLQTILKSIDGGATWTVKLDRKGYWLRSISFADALNGLAVGDSGIILRTTDGGNSWTQITAPVRRNFNAVKCISSTKAILCGGDIINATILRSSDGGLSWSVIKDTAGGILNDVFFLNDSVGYIAGDQSTFLKTRNAGMTWKADTVNHSNLSQTFNSVAFTNETFGAIGGQFGAMHIYTYIQAPSAATSGAIVTSDTTATLKAVINTHGYPGLFSFLYSTDSSFASYTESYPEPVLSNSYLPVQYITFDLIRDTTHYFTIKSWTLSDTVYGDTLNFFSHPPRYSYQTLSPTSVSSTGATLSGSINKFTSPVTLSFEYGTTPLLGSEVSAVPSNLNDSLLHSITAVLSNLQPNKTYYYRLKVNARTELLFGETVTFFTGVVYKTVQTLYPTYVQNQSATLNGAIDKFLLPVNLKFEYGTSPALGTVVAATPYTVNDTLYHTCSTVITNLSPATQYYYRLIAETTTGTYYGEIISFNSDINYTLFKTLAATGITSSSATLNGVTNKLSAPLNLSFQYDTTANFFHPVPMDANPNLINDTLLHYVSATVNGLENNRLYYFRLKGTNSNAAIFGDTYQFYTGYPEIPNWDFQDWETDTVNILRYWNVGLDSFSRVQGHSGNYALKLSGQTFALNGFPDDYLGFLGGYPLVGRPDSVVAYLNYYVEAGDSAFMLIFLKKDGQIISNNMIPITGNSGGIFKRFSHKLDNTSSLTADSIISGFASTNLFSGYSRFTNNYLIIDDIILNPGNLTFANSNFEAWFPQVIENPRGWFYIKYIGLDDNPSTKHMVSKAYFNAPQDYAAEINTITFNTLKAGGNLSTNTFINDKSGGFPVRGRHVSLNGYYKYIPAAGDTLEINIDMKKNGQSIGGGSFISSDATPGFIPFTLPIFYNNDLYPDSAAISLNNTRKNNRNAAGSALFVDKLSFDGFYTDIRNNNTAELLELDGMKVFPNPAKDILIIENLSDNSKDCSLTLLGTNGQIIREVKLTSGQRTAQLDVGDISPGFYLLVMKKGNQVFNKKIVIQY
- a CDS encoding serine hydrolase; the protein is MQGLKCKILFTVYCLLFIACSYAADPPYLKDTSNAWVDSLLKNMTLDEKIGQLFMVAAYSNKDEASYQSVDKYIKDYKVGGLIFFQGTPQKQAELTNRYQAESKSPLWIGFDGEWGLGMRLDNTISYPRQLTLGAIDNTELIYDMGKEIARQMKRIGIHINFAPDIDVNSNPNNPVINDRAFGDNKFGVVRRGIAYMQGLQDNTILASGKHFPGHGDTDVDSHKDLPVVKHSMERLEAVELYPFTQFIRYGVGSIMVSHLNVLALDAAPNFPATLSPQIVQQKLIDSMGFKGLIFTDAMNMKGITKYYPSGTAEVMAILAGNDMMLFPDNIDKTMEKIHCTILQDSIIPEELINRRVRKILAAKYWLGLNRYEPIKLEGINEDINSEQSKFLKYRLMENAITVARDSGYILPILNLQKRIAHVGVGSGKETVFSNTLDKYTQVDHFYIPKSESAATFKDVLDTLKGYHLVIADIQDMSRFASKNFGLTDNAVAFLKQLNRQTQTILTVFGSPYSLKYFQDFNTVIVGYNEEEEAESITAQIIFGARGAEGILPVTVGKFQYGDGECTQSDMRLKYGSPLEVNMNGKTLQKADAIIYKAIDDKIFPGAQLLVAKDGNVVYEKAYGFHTYDNTIATKTTDLFDIASVTKVTATLPMIMKMQEQGKLDVNRRLGDYHSYPEGCNKKDIIIKEMLCHQAGLPAWIPFYKNSLDAAGNPDSLWYSKTQDLLFSVRISDSLFLKKSFQDSVWSMIYNCALSGKEYKYSDLGYYLLKQIIEKIYNDSLQNLTKRYLYAPLGMYHTQYNPKWNGYDVNKIMPTEIEKNFRQSLLLGTVHDQGAALLGGVAGHAGVFSNANDLAKYFQLLLNRGVYGGYRYYQPYTVKSFTSKQFPNNRRAIGFDKPTPPGQDGPTCDAASPESFGHTGFTGTIAWADPVNNLIFIFLCNRVYPSAEVNNLAKQNIRPKIQQVLYDAILK